A section of the Streptomyces xinghaiensis S187 genome encodes:
- a CDS encoding D-alanyl-D-alanine carboxypeptidase, which yields MDGAGRADGADSPEGAGGGDDGDLGSGGDGAEAPATGSAAANAVPSQGGAPGGAGPEDAAAEDEAPGDGAADGETPDGGAADGATDEGASPKAETERDGAGTGTAGNARETAEQGDERLREAVAAWVATSDNERPAEDTPGDTAGDTPGDTAGDTAPEGRAGAPAGPAGDAVEEDAAGRADLVTAAFGGLRAARAESSDRGGPSGAGASAEGGGDRGTMVFGRPLPDGEEREAAEPSGPSTGEAADDAGTVAGTDAEERPGPDGTIEDRDGSEPLAKAKGKTAATSAVPEGGDEEAPVGSVQNGKPSGDAGKARPGKDGTAASPSTESPSAESPEKPGGAGSAPSTEKTDKTDKTETVTSSEGTPGRGGADAGLGAASAATGSGGSGGKRVDQPTAVFRVRKPGKPDGSGPAGGTTEPGADGPGGGDTEPADGEADRKGTAGAAAKPVADKAAGGRPEAAKSGEGAPGEDEPGSAKPEAATPETGTSEPGKPESAKPGSGKPGSGKPGPGKPGSAEPAAGRTSTFVPLQSADSAPRTPAASKAPSSGPSWAARPDAAPADSASGSGASRPPGARAGAGAGAGAAATAAPEAAPAGESEVERTKQQPLPPLDLLAKLTNTPPPPETPLRTLVRRVKIWTPLVLLLLVVFAIAQSIRPLPEPELRLTAASEYAFKGQKPSLPWPDEGQAYVEVDGLGSLGSSGEEKPVPIASVAKVMTAYVFLREHPVKKGDEGVKMKVDAQAVEDYETGKADSESVVRLTEGQTLSEYEALEALMLPSANNVARLMARWYEKENGGKFVAAMNDAAKDLGMKNTTFTDPSGLEKSTVSTAKDLVKLGKAAMAIPVFKEISAKPFYIDSNDDKQLNYNRLIPYTGIGIKTGTSTAAGGNLLFAAEQEIAGTKQLIVGAALGQYKVPAIDSVTEVSKQLIESAQAVLTDAKVVEKGQVVGHVDDGLGGTVPVVATEDVTAVGWPGLTVELALGDGGKTVPHEAEAGTEVGLLTVGSGPGQVKVPVALEKVKEEPSFGSKLTRIL from the coding sequence GTGGACGGTGCGGGCCGGGCGGACGGGGCGGACAGCCCCGAGGGCGCCGGTGGTGGAGACGACGGAGACCTCGGGAGCGGCGGAGACGGCGCGGAGGCCCCGGCGACAGGGAGTGCCGCGGCGAACGCGGTCCCCTCGCAGGGCGGCGCCCCGGGCGGCGCCGGGCCGGAGGACGCGGCCGCGGAGGACGAAGCCCCGGGGGATGGTGCTGCGGACGGCGAGACGCCGGACGGCGGGGCTGCGGACGGTGCCACGGACGAAGGCGCCTCCCCGAAGGCTGAGACGGAGAGGGACGGCGCCGGGACCGGCACGGCCGGGAACGCGCGGGAGACGGCGGAGCAGGGGGACGAGCGGCTGCGGGAGGCGGTCGCGGCCTGGGTCGCCACGAGCGACAACGAGCGGCCCGCGGAGGACACCCCAGGGGACACGGCAGGGGACACCCCAGGGGACACCGCAGGGGACACCGCCCCGGAGGGCAGGGCGGGCGCGCCCGCCGGACCGGCCGGCGACGCGGTCGAGGAGGACGCGGCAGGGCGCGCGGACCTGGTGACGGCGGCCTTCGGCGGCCTCCGCGCCGCCCGCGCCGAGTCCTCGGACCGCGGGGGACCCTCCGGCGCCGGGGCTTCGGCCGAAGGCGGCGGGGACCGGGGGACGATGGTCTTCGGCAGGCCGCTCCCGGACGGCGAGGAGCGCGAAGCCGCCGAGCCGTCCGGCCCGTCCACCGGGGAGGCCGCGGACGACGCGGGCACGGTGGCGGGCACGGACGCCGAGGAGAGGCCGGGCCCGGACGGAACCATCGAGGACCGGGACGGGTCCGAACCGCTTGCGAAGGCGAAGGGGAAGACGGCGGCGACGTCAGCCGTGCCGGAGGGCGGAGACGAAGAGGCGCCCGTCGGCTCCGTGCAGAACGGGAAGCCCTCGGGGGACGCCGGGAAGGCCCGGCCCGGGAAGGACGGCACGGCCGCGTCGCCGAGCACGGAGAGCCCGAGCGCGGAGAGCCCGGAGAAGCCCGGGGGCGCCGGGAGCGCTCCGAGCACGGAGAAGACGGACAAGACCGACAAGACCGAGACGGTCACGAGCAGCGAGGGCACTCCGGGCCGCGGCGGCGCCGACGCGGGCCTGGGCGCCGCAAGCGCCGCGACGGGCAGTGGCGGCTCCGGGGGCAAGCGCGTGGACCAGCCGACGGCGGTCTTCCGCGTGCGGAAGCCGGGCAAGCCGGACGGTTCCGGACCGGCCGGCGGAACCACGGAGCCCGGTGCCGACGGGCCCGGGGGCGGTGACACCGAGCCCGCCGACGGTGAGGCGGACCGGAAGGGCACGGCTGGAGCAGCCGCGAAGCCGGTCGCGGACAAGGCGGCCGGCGGACGGCCGGAAGCCGCGAAGTCCGGCGAGGGCGCGCCCGGCGAGGACGAGCCCGGCAGCGCAAAGCCGGAGGCGGCGACTCCGGAGACCGGCACCTCCGAACCCGGGAAGCCCGAGTCCGCCAAGCCCGGGTCCGGGAAGCCCGGGTCCGGGAAGCCCGGGCCCGGCAAGCCCGGGTCCGCCGAGCCGGCCGCCGGGCGGACCAGCACGTTCGTGCCGTTGCAGTCCGCCGACAGCGCGCCCCGTACGCCCGCGGCGTCCAAGGCCCCGTCCTCCGGGCCGTCCTGGGCGGCGCGCCCGGACGCGGCTCCGGCGGACTCCGCGAGCGGCAGCGGCGCGTCCCGCCCGCCCGGCGCACGGGCCGGGGCCGGGGCCGGGGCCGGAGCCGCGGCCACCGCCGCCCCCGAAGCCGCCCCCGCCGGGGAGTCCGAGGTCGAGCGGACCAAGCAGCAGCCGCTGCCCCCGCTCGACCTGCTGGCCAAGCTCACCAACACCCCGCCGCCGCCGGAGACTCCGCTGCGCACGCTGGTGCGCCGGGTCAAGATCTGGACGCCGCTGGTCCTGCTCCTCCTGGTCGTGTTCGCGATCGCACAGTCCATCCGTCCGCTGCCGGAGCCCGAGCTGCGGCTGACGGCGGCCTCGGAGTACGCCTTCAAGGGCCAGAAGCCGTCGCTGCCCTGGCCGGACGAGGGCCAGGCGTATGTGGAGGTCGACGGCCTCGGCAGCCTCGGCTCCTCGGGCGAGGAGAAGCCCGTCCCGATCGCCAGCGTCGCCAAGGTGATGACCGCGTATGTCTTCCTGCGCGAGCACCCGGTGAAGAAGGGCGACGAGGGCGTGAAGATGAAGGTCGACGCCCAGGCCGTGGAGGACTACGAGACGGGCAAGGCCGACAGCGAGTCCGTGGTGCGGCTGACGGAGGGCCAGACGCTCTCGGAGTACGAGGCGCTGGAAGCGCTGATGCTTCCCTCCGCGAACAACGTGGCCCGGCTGATGGCCCGTTGGTACGAGAAGGAGAACGGCGGGAAGTTCGTCGCCGCGATGAACGACGCCGCCAAGGACCTCGGTATGAAGAACACCACCTTCACCGACCCCAGCGGTCTGGAGAAGTCGACGGTGAGCACCGCCAAGGACCTGGTGAAGCTGGGCAAGGCCGCGATGGCGATCCCGGTCTTCAAGGAGATCTCCGCGAAGCCGTTCTACATCGACAGCAACGACGACAAGCAGCTCAACTACAACCGCCTGATCCCCTACACCGGCATCGGCATCAAGACCGGCACCAGCACCGCCGCGGGCGGCAATCTGCTCTTCGCGGCGGAGCAGGAGATCGCCGGGACGAAGCAGCTGATCGTCGGTGCGGCGCTGGGCCAGTACAAGGTGCCGGCCATCGACTCGGTGACGGAGGTCAGCAAGCAGCTGATCGAGTCCGCGCAGGCGGTGCTCACGGACGCCAAGGTGGTGGAGAAGGGCCAGGTCGTCGGCCATGTCGACGACGGTCTGGGCGGCACGGTGCCGGTGGTCGCCACCGAGGACGTCACGGCGGTCGGCTGGCCGGGGCTCACGGTGGAACTCGCCCTCGGCGACGGCGGGAAGACCGTTCCGCACGAGGCGGAGGCGGGCACCGAGGTCGGCCTCCTGACGGTCGGCAGCGGGCCGGGGCAGGTGAAGGTCCCGGTGGCGCTGGAGAAGGTCAAGGAGGAGCCAAGCTTCGGCAGCAAGCTGACCCGCATCCTCTGA
- a CDS encoding effector-associated constant component EACC1, with product MDGVADTGRELHGIAGWLGDDTAFTDHWRFTEEPAPGRAGLVEAIVVTVVSNIAAATLHEQLNALFGGLAGWLRSRRRLGSGGDDIVVRVELENRDPLRFTAAELDELGVPEIVDRVRAELEAGTAGEA from the coding sequence GTGGACGGGGTCGCGGACACCGGCAGGGAACTGCACGGCATCGCCGGCTGGCTCGGGGACGACACGGCCTTCACCGACCACTGGCGGTTCACGGAGGAGCCGGCACCGGGCCGGGCCGGCCTGGTGGAGGCCATCGTGGTCACCGTCGTCTCGAACATCGCGGCCGCCACGCTCCACGAACAACTGAACGCCCTCTTCGGCGGGTTGGCGGGCTGGCTGCGGAGCCGCCGGCGGCTCGGATCCGGCGGCGACGACATCGTCGTCCGGGTCGAACTGGAGAACCGGGATCCGCTGCGTTTCACGGCGGCCGAGCTGGACGAACTGGGCGTCCCCGAAATCGTCGACCGCGTCCGGGCGGAGCTGGAGGCCGGCACGGCCGGTGAGGCCTAG
- a CDS encoding caspase family protein produces the protein MTRFRPDPPPPSSPGTPGQPQARDRDPAPGHGDGRKPGPGPGQSSGRSHGHRHSHGHGHSTGRPHPDPARSRALLVGAPSAPGFETLRYVKRDLEDLKAALTEEPHGILRPDRVEVLHSPRRAEWLAALERAGRDATDLLFFYFVGHGYRAPHGRQVLHLLTANSDVRGDLPATAVLWHDVLERLAPGSFRHAVLVLDCCYSGTAATSGTLLTGEGYYVLASSQPTRTQPVDGVAGAAGAPPRSRFTHAVITAMAEGGPPGSAGLSMQELYRWLRRETHRWPKGLEDGWGPKSGSSGDGPGVLISRAVRPGPAPPHPPPAEVPSPPPEPRPPLPVRLLRKVREAGGAGAVAAAAVRVLVRRWKVTAPVLGALLLSAALYAYAGTDEPDGPGCAPPTELRVMTGAETRTAVTRAANAYMRSDANRKPLGPDDGEAAHCRRVNLTVYEAGPGETAEAFAASVLWEGYDSAKGADHRGSGTGTGGIPAGACRPPARDSSPAGADGADGDEKAEDGRAGEEAEDTEERKAGTGEDTDAACPDPLRDVGPQPDVILAGSSTELGRIEGSLRRAPGPAAVKSYRTVGYSPLVLAVPAALEPRLREAGVRRTGSSWDELLAALEEVEPGLPLLRPDPDSSGAGLQHTVGLYEAPDGRFAGGADRDAERMEKRLGGRSVPAADADTLLCDLTREAADRDGPGLGHAAALVAEKHVADFNLGDRPGADSSCGNSRPADDAARLLAYYPEGVPWMDFQVAEVAWEGAGDAERRSAAVGAFQRWLAGEGSGQLLGGLVRGSDSGGLPLPPSGEAWQDPGESGVLPDVPFVREVPGHLVADAVVADYTRTRDPGQVLFLVDVSGSMAGGGKRELAADALRRALRRLGPQDSYGIRSYPKSAAEPAEAEEVVERNTPGDDQARAQNWARDLPGQRVVPEGAAVYEVLTRALRDTRGDDRPLIVLITDGDDRPRHDSDAVAFKAMEEERTREGSADVLVLSTRLEGCTAEIQGFKNPQDRAECFAGEDAAKKLAEQVAGAVRGRAAR, from the coding sequence ATGACCCGGTTCCGGCCCGACCCGCCTCCACCCTCCTCCCCGGGCACACCGGGACAGCCGCAGGCCCGTGATCGCGACCCCGCACCCGGACACGGCGACGGCCGGAAACCCGGCCCCGGCCCCGGCCAGAGCTCCGGCCGAAGCCATGGCCACCGACACAGCCACGGTCACGGCCACAGCACCGGACGCCCCCACCCCGACCCGGCCCGCTCCCGTGCCCTGCTCGTCGGGGCGCCGTCCGCGCCGGGCTTCGAGACCCTGCGCTATGTGAAGCGCGATCTGGAGGACCTGAAGGCCGCGCTGACCGAGGAGCCGCACGGCATCCTCCGTCCGGACCGCGTCGAGGTGCTGCACTCCCCGCGCCGCGCCGAGTGGCTGGCCGCGCTCGAACGGGCGGGCCGGGACGCCACGGACCTGCTGTTCTTCTACTTCGTGGGCCACGGCTACCGCGCCCCGCACGGCAGGCAGGTGCTCCACCTGCTGACGGCGAACTCGGACGTCCGCGGGGATCTGCCGGCCACGGCGGTCCTCTGGCACGACGTGCTCGAACGGCTGGCGCCCGGCAGCTTCCGGCACGCCGTCCTCGTCCTCGACTGCTGCTACTCGGGCACGGCGGCGACCAGCGGCACGCTGCTGACGGGCGAGGGGTACTACGTGCTGGCCTCCTCACAGCCGACCAGGACACAACCCGTCGACGGAGTGGCCGGAGCGGCCGGCGCACCGCCCCGCAGCCGCTTCACCCACGCCGTGATCACCGCCATGGCGGAGGGCGGCCCGCCGGGGTCGGCGGGGCTGAGCATGCAGGAGCTCTACCGGTGGCTCCGCCGGGAGACCCACCGCTGGCCGAAAGGGCTGGAGGACGGCTGGGGTCCCAAGAGCGGCAGCAGCGGTGACGGGCCGGGGGTGCTGATCTCCCGTGCCGTCCGCCCCGGGCCCGCTCCGCCCCACCCGCCGCCGGCCGAGGTCCCGTCCCCGCCTCCGGAGCCGCGACCCCCGCTGCCCGTCCGGCTGTTACGCAAGGTGCGGGAGGCGGGCGGCGCGGGGGCCGTCGCGGCCGCGGCCGTGCGTGTCCTCGTCCGGCGGTGGAAGGTGACGGCCCCGGTGCTCGGCGCCCTGCTGCTGTCGGCCGCGCTGTACGCGTACGCGGGCACGGACGAGCCGGACGGTCCCGGCTGCGCCCCGCCGACGGAGCTGCGCGTCATGACGGGCGCCGAGACCCGGACGGCCGTGACCCGGGCCGCCAACGCCTACATGCGCAGCGACGCCAACCGCAAGCCGCTTGGCCCGGACGACGGGGAGGCGGCGCACTGCCGCCGGGTGAACCTCACCGTCTACGAGGCGGGGCCGGGCGAGACGGCGGAGGCGTTCGCGGCCTCCGTCCTCTGGGAGGGGTACGACAGCGCCAAGGGCGCCGACCACCGGGGTTCCGGCACCGGCACCGGCGGCATCCCCGCCGGAGCCTGCCGGCCACCCGCACGGGACTCGTCTCCGGCCGGGGCGGACGGCGCGGACGGGGACGAGAAGGCGGAGGACGGCCGGGCCGGGGAGGAGGCGGAGGACACGGAGGAGCGGAAGGCCGGCACCGGCGAGGACACGGACGCCGCCTGCCCCGACCCGCTGCGCGACGTGGGCCCGCAGCCGGACGTCATTCTCGCCGGCTCCAGCACGGAACTCGGCCGGATCGAGGGCAGCCTGCGCCGGGCCCCGGGCCCCGCGGCCGTCAAGTCCTACCGGACGGTGGGCTATTCGCCGCTGGTCCTCGCCGTCCCCGCCGCCCTGGAGCCGCGGCTGCGGGAGGCCGGCGTCCGCCGCACCGGCAGCAGCTGGGACGAACTCCTCGCCGCCCTGGAGGAGGTGGAACCCGGCCTGCCGCTGCTCCGTCCCGACCCCGACTCCTCCGGCGCCGGGCTCCAGCACACCGTCGGCCTGTACGAGGCGCCGGACGGCCGGTTCGCGGGCGGCGCGGACCGGGACGCCGAGCGGATGGAGAAGCGGCTCGGCGGCCGCTCCGTCCCGGCGGCCGACGCGGACACCCTGCTCTGCGACCTCACCCGGGAGGCGGCGGACCGCGACGGCCCGGGTCTCGGCCACGCGGCGGCGCTCGTCGCGGAGAAGCACGTCGCGGACTTCAACCTCGGGGACCGTCCCGGCGCCGACTCGTCCTGCGGCAACAGCCGGCCCGCGGACGACGCGGCGCGGCTGCTGGCGTACTACCCGGAGGGTGTGCCCTGGATGGACTTCCAGGTGGCCGAGGTCGCGTGGGAGGGCGCGGGAGACGCGGAGCGGCGGTCGGCGGCGGTCGGGGCGTTCCAGCGCTGGCTCGCGGGGGAGGGCAGCGGGCAGCTGCTGGGCGGCCTGGTCCGCGGCTCCGACTCCGGCGGCCTCCCGCTGCCGCCGTCCGGCGAGGCGTGGCAGGACCCCGGGGAGAGCGGCGTGCTGCCGGACGTCCCCTTCGTACGCGAGGTCCCCGGCCATCTCGTCGCCGACGCCGTGGTCGCGGACTACACCCGCACCCGCGACCCCGGCCAGGTGCTCTTCCTGGTGGACGTCTCCGGTTCCATGGCCGGGGGCGGCAAGCGGGAACTGGCGGCCGACGCGCTGCGGCGCGCGCTGCGCAGACTCGGCCCCCAGGACAGCTACGGCATCCGGTCGTACCCGAAGTCGGCGGCGGAACCGGCCGAGGCGGAGGAGGTCGTCGAGCGGAACACCCCGGGCGACGACCAGGCCCGGGCCCAGAACTGGGCCAGGGACCTGCCCGGGCAGCGGGTGGTCCCGGAGGGGGCGGCGGTCTACGAGGTCCTGACGCGCGCCCTGCGCGACACCCGGGGCGACGACCGGCCGCTGATCGTCCTCATCACGGACGGGGACGACCGGCCCCGGCACGACTCCGACGCGGTGGCCTTCAAGGCCATGGAGGAGGAACGGACCAGGGAGGGCAGCGCCGACGTGCTGGTGCTCTCCACGCGGCTGGAGGGCTGCACCGCCGAGATCCAGGGGTTCAAGAACCCCCAGGACCGCGCCGAGTGCTTCGCCGGGGAGGACGCCGCGAAGAAGCTGGCCGAGCAGGTGGCCGGTGCGGTGCGGGGCAGGGCGGCGCGATGA
- a CDS encoding extracellular solute-binding protein, whose protein sequence is MRVRERGPVRNGRVRGRGVTAALAALAAFAALTGCGSGGDDRPGPEPSGAKRVLRLATASDVSQEPVRQNLIRAWDAARPDVEVEFVHLPTATDDARSQLVATLQGDKAAYDLVNMDVTWTAEFAAGELIRPLDGDPLEGMWEQVASTARYGEEVWAVPFNTDAALLYYRTDVWRDRDWIPPRTWRDLERAAAAATDGAQVTDVFEHGYATQLGEYEGLTVNTLESVWASGGELVEKKEGSATAYEVRAATPRTEAGLRNLADRYRRIMPPEVRRATELDTLRMFERGEVAFMRNWPYVYNVLDAKMAGKFGVVPLPGPKGRGASVLGGQNLAITAGSENAGPARELLDHLAAPEQQRCLLDGGFAPVLKASYEPEGPECSLTGSAAPGGGADGEGGETGGTGTAEAGKPGEPGEEAAEPGSGPGGLPPYTRALKEALGTARPRPVTPYYAAFTELVQTEVHPSLRQNPDEGTVASERLDKELRQVMEGG, encoded by the coding sequence ATGAGGGTGAGGGAGCGCGGACCGGTGCGGAACGGCCGGGTACGGGGCCGGGGAGTGACGGCCGCCCTGGCCGCCCTGGCCGCCTTCGCCGCCCTGACCGGTTGCGGAAGCGGCGGAGACGACCGGCCCGGCCCGGAGCCGTCCGGAGCGAAACGGGTCCTCCGGCTGGCCACGGCCTCGGACGTCTCCCAGGAGCCGGTGCGGCAGAACCTCATCAGGGCGTGGGACGCCGCCCGGCCGGACGTGGAGGTGGAGTTCGTCCATCTGCCCACCGCCACCGACGACGCCCGCAGCCAGCTCGTCGCCACCCTGCAGGGCGACAAGGCCGCCTACGACCTCGTCAACATGGACGTGACGTGGACCGCCGAGTTCGCGGCCGGCGAGCTGATCCGGCCCCTCGACGGGGACCCGCTGGAGGGCATGTGGGAACAGGTCGCCAGCACCGCCCGGTACGGCGAGGAGGTCTGGGCCGTCCCGTTCAACACCGACGCCGCGCTGCTCTACTACCGCACGGACGTCTGGCGGGACCGGGACTGGATCCCCCCGCGGACGTGGCGCGATCTCGAACGGGCCGCGGCCGCGGCCACGGACGGGGCCCAGGTCACCGACGTCTTCGAGCACGGCTACGCCACCCAGCTCGGCGAGTACGAGGGGCTGACGGTCAACACCCTGGAGTCGGTCTGGGCGAGCGGCGGTGAACTCGTCGAGAAGAAGGAGGGGTCGGCGACGGCGTACGAGGTCCGCGCCGCCACCCCGCGGACCGAGGCCGGGCTGCGGAACCTCGCCGACCGCTACCGGCGGATCATGCCCCCGGAGGTCCGGCGCGCCACGGAGCTCGACACCCTGCGCATGTTCGAGCGGGGCGAGGTGGCTTTCATGCGCAACTGGCCCTACGTCTACAACGTGCTGGACGCGAAGATGGCGGGCAAGTTCGGCGTCGTCCCGCTGCCCGGGCCGAAGGGGCGCGGCGCCTCCGTGCTCGGCGGGCAGAACCTCGCGATCACGGCGGGCAGCGAGAACGCCGGCCCGGCCCGGGAACTGCTCGACCACCTGGCCGCGCCCGAGCAGCAACGCTGTCTGCTGGACGGGGGGTTCGCGCCGGTCCTGAAGGCGTCCTACGAGCCGGAGGGCCCGGAGTGCTCCCTCACGGGCAGCGCGGCACCGGGCGGCGGTGCGGACGGCGAAGGCGGCGAGACGGGCGGGACGGGGACGGCCGAGGCGGGGAAGCCCGGAGAGCCGGGGGAGGAGGCCGCGGAGCCCGGCTCCGGCCCCGGCGGCCTCCCGCCGTACACCCGCGCCCTCAAGGAGGCCCTGGGCACCGCCCGCCCGCGCCCGGTCACCCCGTACTACGCGGCGTTCACGGAGCTGGTCCAGACGGAGGTCCACCCGTCCCTGCGGCAGAACCCCGATGAGGGCACGGTCGCCTCGGAACGGCTCGACAAGGAACTCCGGCAGGTCATGGAGGGCGGCTGA
- a CDS encoding DUF4232 domain-containing protein: MSALTHRSRTRTRLLLTAASAAIAALSLTACADGGGVQSEGPASSGAAGEQGGGTPQEPAGKGESGSGNGNEDGNGAGKGDGDRINAVPAGSAADKDGAEGTTASGSRSGKADRKPVTCSAANTEVTVTEVSRPINHLLLTATNTGTAPCFAYSAPLLRFSEDAQSALQIVEDSKPQAVVTLAPGESAYAGILTWVPDGGHDLRSQRLDVLFAARNGGSTGAMVKLPLPGEGVTVNDGAAVTYWQTDVESALTW; the protein is encoded by the coding sequence ATGTCCGCACTCACTCACCGCTCCCGCACCCGCACCCGCCTCCTCCTCACCGCCGCTTCCGCGGCCATCGCCGCGCTCTCGCTGACCGCCTGCGCGGACGGCGGGGGTGTGCAGAGCGAGGGCCCGGCCTCGTCGGGTGCGGCCGGGGAGCAGGGCGGCGGTACGCCGCAGGAGCCGGCGGGGAAGGGCGAGTCCGGCTCCGGGAACGGCAACGAGGACGGGAACGGGGCCGGGAAGGGCGACGGGGACCGCATCAACGCGGTGCCCGCCGGCTCCGCCGCCGACAAGGACGGCGCGGAAGGGACCACCGCGTCCGGGTCCCGGTCCGGCAAGGCGGACCGGAAGCCGGTGACCTGCTCCGCCGCCAACACCGAGGTCACCGTCACCGAGGTGTCGCGCCCCATCAACCACCTGCTGCTGACCGCCACCAACACCGGCACCGCGCCCTGCTTCGCGTACAGCGCCCCGCTTCTGCGGTTCAGCGAGGACGCCCAGTCGGCTCTCCAGATCGTGGAGGACAGCAAGCCGCAGGCCGTCGTCACCCTCGCACCGGGCGAGTCCGCCTACGCGGGCATCCTCACCTGGGTGCCGGACGGCGGGCACGACCTCCGGTCCCAGCGGCTGGACGTGCTGTTCGCCGCCCGGAACGGTGGTTCGACGGGTGCCATGGTGAAGCTGCCGCTCCCGGGCGAGGGCGTCACCGTCAACGACGGAGCCGCCGTCACGTACTGGCAGACGGACGTGGAGAGCGCGCTGACCTGGTGA
- a CDS encoding transcriptional regulator, translated as MREWDGDQVGTAEEKAEFAELLRGLKDRSGLSYGTLAKRLHMSASTLHRYCNGDAVPADYAPVERLARLCKATPDELVEVHRRWVVAGAARDRERKAAAAAAAAAGTAAGTAQADGTAAPGREAPDAAGGLPGPGARAGTAGAPGSAAPAGSPGSAGEAGTAAEAGPVGAAGPTTPAEPRDDAAPATEGGTAGPAPEGRPRPHPVSRPRTRSRARRFGRKAALGASAAALAVAATAALVSLVPDGEWGERRSDSASAADSAAGGTAAEDKNGTSPSPSSSASPSAGDASPSAPARGKPEPGTSGDPSPGGNPGRNEARGQTGAAPLAVTTRAHAWEHPCSARYLINRPPEKVSPPPAVQEAPGWVNALGAVAADEHRIELTVQGTGEKTVVLQALRVRVVERAGVPAWNAYRMGIGCGGDVPTRTFAVDLAAGNPAPVPKAGQRDFPYKVSESDPEVLYVTAEAGSQYVSWYAELEWASGGRHGILRIDDNGKPFRTTSAKGRPDYGYPLGGDGWITPLD; from the coding sequence ATGCGTGAATGGGATGGAGACCAGGTGGGGACGGCGGAGGAGAAGGCCGAGTTCGCCGAGCTGCTACGGGGGCTGAAGGACCGCTCGGGGCTCAGCTACGGCACGCTGGCGAAGCGTCTGCACATGAGCGCGTCGACGCTGCACCGCTACTGCAACGGCGACGCCGTGCCGGCGGATTACGCACCGGTGGAACGCCTCGCACGGCTGTGCAAGGCCACACCGGACGAGCTGGTCGAGGTGCACCGCCGGTGGGTGGTGGCGGGCGCCGCCCGCGACCGCGAACGCAAAGCGGCGGCAGCGGCGGCAGCGGCGGCGGGTACGGCGGCGGGTACGGCGCAGGCCGACGGCACGGCCGCACCGGGCCGCGAGGCGCCGGACGCCGCCGGCGGTCTGCCCGGCCCCGGGGCCCGGGCGGGAACCGCCGGAGCGCCGGGGTCCGCGGCACCTGCGGGTTCTCCGGGATCCGCCGGGGAGGCCGGAACCGCTGCGGAGGCGGGGCCTGTTGGGGCGGCCGGACCCACCACACCCGCCGAACCCCGTGACGATGCCGCGCCCGCCACGGAAGGTGGGACCGCGGGTCCGGCCCCGGAAGGCCGTCCCCGTCCCCATCCCGTTTCGCGCCCCCGCACCCGCAGCCGCGCCCGGCGCTTCGGGCGCAAGGCGGCGCTCGGTGCCTCCGCCGCCGCCCTGGCCGTCGCCGCGACGGCCGCGCTGGTGAGCCTGGTGCCCGACGGAGAGTGGGGCGAGCGGCGGTCGGACTCGGCATCCGCCGCCGACAGCGCCGCCGGCGGGACCGCGGCGGAGGACAAGAACGGCACGTCGCCCTCCCCTTCGTCCTCTGCCTCTCCCTCCGCCGGTGACGCGAGCCCTTCGGCCCCCGCCCGCGGAAAGCCGGAGCCCGGCACGTCCGGAGACCCCTCGCCGGGCGGAAACCCGGGCCGGAACGAGGCTCGTGGGCAGACGGGCGCCGCCCCCCTCGCGGTGACCACCCGTGCCCACGCCTGGGAACACCCCTGCTCCGCGCGGTACTTGATCAACCGCCCGCCGGAGAAAGTCTCGCCGCCGCCCGCGGTGCAGGAAGCCCCGGGCTGGGTGAACGCGCTGGGCGCCGTCGCGGCGGACGAACACCGAATCGAACTCACCGTGCAGGGCACCGGCGAGAAGACGGTGGTGCTCCAGGCCCTGCGCGTCCGCGTGGTGGAGCGCGCGGGCGTGCCGGCCTGGAACGCGTACCGGATGGGGATCGGCTGTGGGGGCGACGTCCCCACGAGGACGTTCGCCGTCGACCTGGCGGCGGGCAACCCGGCGCCCGTGCCGAAGGCCGGCCAGCGCGACTTCCCGTACAAGGTGAGCGAGAGCGACCCGGAGGTGCTGTACGTCACCGCCGAGGCCGGCTCCCAGTACGTCAGCTGGTACGCGGAGCTGGAGTGGGCGAGCGGCGGCCGCCACGGGATTCTGCGCATCGACGACAACGGCAAGCCGTTCCGCACCACGTCCGCGAAGGGCCGCCCGGACTACGGCTACCCGCTGGGCGGCGACGGCTGGATCACCCCGCTGGACTGA
- a CDS encoding winged helix-turn-helix transcriptional regulator, giving the protein MVTKQFTGSPDEADLLRADSLAREIFSDVANKWALLIIEILGDRTLRFSELRNELEGISHKMLTQNLRMLERNGLVSRTVHPTVPPRVEYTLTEAGTALRKTVDGMCDWTHQYLGHIEAARHRFGS; this is encoded by the coding sequence ATGGTGACCAAGCAGTTCACGGGCTCGCCCGATGAAGCGGATCTGCTGCGCGCGGACTCCCTGGCGCGGGAGATCTTCTCGGACGTCGCCAACAAGTGGGCGTTGCTGATCATCGAGATACTCGGGGACCGCACGCTGCGTTTCAGCGAGTTGCGAAACGAGCTCGAGGGCATCAGCCACAAGATGCTCACCCAGAACCTGCGCATGCTCGAGCGCAACGGCCTGGTCTCACGGACGGTGCACCCCACCGTGCCGCCGCGCGTCGAGTACACCCTCACCGAGGCCGGCACGGCCCTGCGGAAGACGGTCGACGGAATGTGCGACTGGACCCACCAGTACCTCGGCCACATCGAAGCCGCCCGCCACCGCTTCGGCAGCTGA